Proteins from a single region of Clupea harengus chromosome 5, Ch_v2.0.2, whole genome shotgun sequence:
- the setd5 gene encoding histone-lysine N-methyltransferase SETD5 isoform X4, which translates to MSIAIALGVTTPETSYADMAAGSDPESVEASPAVNEKSYSNHSCGNVQNHGYRGLPYADHNYGAPPPPTPPASPLSQTIIPRLELNGVARGRYQSPHAHSRPDQEHSADSETSSEEEEGSVPSAWCRCSLTQDGFLIKCESCRGLERRKALDGQRRKPENVSVGDSSATESGDEEVSPATVSYTATQHTPTSITLTVNRVKRSKAKKRKKSTDKSRTTPKAKKIKAFREGSRKSMRMKNSATETNTLDENTAEGWETRIRQWTDQYEEALANQYSADVQTLLQLAKPSSPAPSPDTINRTELACNNTVLSSQMQLQVGRVTRVQKHRKILRAARDLEPDTLIIEYRGKVMLKQQFEVNGHFFKKPYPFVLFYSKFNEVEMCVDARTFGNDARFIRRSCTPNAEVRHMISEGMIHLCIYATTQITKDSEVSIGFDYEFNSCNYKVDCACQKGNQNCPVQKHNLSPMENLLPPPASGPTAASLPGAETRRRRARRREMEGGGAPTGGSDDSNQQPNGDAQDREHGASDTEDGLLDGVKQEEGEEGELDDNGVLISSRRSREDRAMFETRRRRVGQAQGGADDPKQEPGAPEEGEVTGLSPTGPNPVPGAGQAGGVSTRRTSYATEAPADTDGKPVLAPATPKPPPARSSKPRPKSRISRYRSGSAQRARRQRQAMAQQAAEAAAAGAGEDGAAGASQGELGQGEGPLGPGQAQDGDGYGGAGSGALGNRAHLRYPKTKKYLVTEWFNDKIPERVEPEPERPLRITTDPTVLATTLNMLPGLSHSSLICTAPKHYVRFGSPFTPERRRRPLAVDASYGSCKKRWIKQALDESKSSVSLEDDDEDAACSSSNQTMSAPIKKRISKYAPELLSSPLSSVASGDLLLRPLSPITPPPPSDLGRSLRPPLSTSCALYLGAEEERQNGAGLPCSPLTSLPTSRCNTPLQFENISSPEASPVHRPESLSPEPCLRPDFDAIRNANFPDLSMTSSLDSPIPGPEDFPAVSPSPLSLSGGGTPHTPASVSATGDSAMGTTRPGESQTREQAFRTEFNLIYACSPLNANLGEGLNARGPPTDRRHSQSEGSFSPADSYFGTMSGQGLLSEPGPGSLSPYPEPHYGGGYPDSGTPPHPSNPPQKKKRANVTIVSQLTGSQPGYQALAVRGEYKPIQNMVSLLEYRKRKQGTREPECGGSMGTPMRPGSLCLSSESPGGPRTLLQPPASPHSSFSSPAHQAFPQIEEVSPPDLSSSSGSRTQESTSWIVPTAVERQREGQGVLERVLRGNLKLEHALKRSEHGDKDADSAEMDRYDLPTVSPMRSPHSYSPSVYQHQPHLSELHPASDSSASPFRSSYSPSPSSYPRPLPQDHHAAQLTQSTPPSSSSSISSMDSSMSGTSRPPGGAVHQQSSSGSAVQDPSQPYSSSSHLKASLLSSGLSSASPSPPVSRSQSYPKTDISSSSSGGGSGLLTGSSVSHASRLAQQGSGRGLQASSRLLSASSSQHYPPRGAPLSQFQHPPLQGSGVRTQTGSY; encoded by the exons CCCCGAGTCAGTTGAAGCGAGCCCTGCAGTGAATGAGAAGAGTTACTCCAACCACAGCTGTGGTAACGTACAGAACCATGGCTACCGCGGACTGCCCTACGCT GATCACAACTACGgagccccaccccctcccacccctcccgCCTCCCCACTCTCCCAGACCATCATCCCGCGGCTGGAGCTCAACGGCGTGGCTCGCGGCCGCTACCAGTCCCCCCACGCCCACTCCCGACCCGACCAGGAGCACTCGGCTGACAGCGAGACCTCatccgaggaggaggaaggcagcGTGCCCAGTGCCTGGTGCCGCTGCAGCCTGACGCAGGACGGCTTCCTCATCAAGTGCGAGAGCTGCAG GGGTCTTGAGAGGAGGAAAGCGTTGGATGGACAGCGCAGGAAACCCGAGAATGTGTCTG ttgggGATAGTAGTGCCACAGAGAGCGGAGACGAGGAAGTGTCACCCGCCACCGTGTCTTACACGGCAACCCAGCACACCCCCACCAGCATCACACTGACGGTGAACCGCGTCAAGCGGAGCAAGgccaagaagaggaagaaaagcaCTGATAAGAGCCGCACCACGCCCAAGGCCAAGAAGATTAAG GCGTTCAGAGAGGGTTCGAGGAAATCCATGAGGATGAAG AACTCCGCGACGGAGACGAATACGCTGGACGAGAACACGGCGGAGGGCTGGGAGACGCGGATCCGCCAGTGGACGGACCAGTACGAGGAGGCCCTGGCCAATCAGTACAGCGCAGACGTGCAGACGCTGCTGCAGCTGGCCAAGCCCAGCTCCCCCGCCCCCTCGCCAGACACCATCAACCGCACCGAACTGGCCTGCAACAACACCGTGCTCAGCTCCCAGATGCAG TTGCAGGTGGGCCGTGTGACACGTGTGCAGAAGCACCGGAAGATTCTGCGGGCGGCACGGGACCTCGAGCCCGACACGCTCATCATCGAGTACCGGGGCAAGGTCATGCTCAAGCAGCAGTTTGAGGTCAACGGCCACTTCTTCAAAAA GCCCTACCCGTTTGTTCTCTTCTATTCCAAGTTCAACGAGGTGGAGATGTGCGTGGACGCCCGCACCTTTGGGAACGACGCCCGCTTCATCAGGAGGTCGTGCACGCCCAACGCTGAG gtgCGGCACATGATCTCAGAGGGGATGATCCATCTCTGCATCTACGCCACCACCCAGATCACCAAGGACTCCGAGGTCTCCATCGGCTTTGACTATGAGTTCAACAGCTG TAATTACAAGGTGGACTGTGCATGCCAGAAGGGCAACCAGAACTGCCCGGTGCAGAAGCACAACCTGAGCCCCATGGAAAACCTGCTGCCCCCGCCGGCCTCTGGCCCCACCGCGGCCTCCCTCCCCGGGGCCGAGACCCGTCGGAGACGAGCCCGccggagagagatggaggggggaggggcccCTACAGGTGGGTCCGACGACAGCAACCAACAGCCCAATGGAGACGCGCAGGACCGGGAGCATGGAGCGAGCGATACAgag GATGGCCTGCTGGACGGAGTGaagcaggaggaaggagaggagggtgagctGGATGACAACGGAGTCCTGATATCAAGCAGACGG TCCCGGGAGGACCGTGCCATGTTTGAGACCAGGAGGAGGCGTGTGGGCCAGGCTCAGGGGGGCGCAGACGACCCCAAGCAGGAGCCCGGCGctccagaggagggggaggtgacGGGCCTGTCCCCCACGGGCCCGAACCCCGTGCCCGGCGCGGGACAAGCAGGAGGAGTCAGCACACGGCGCACCTCCTATGCAACG GAGGCCCCAGCCGACACAGACGGCAAGCCGGTGCTGGCGCCAGCCACTCCCAAGCCCCCGCCGGCCCGCTCCTCCAAGCCGCGCCCCAAGAGCCGCATATCCCGCTACCGCTCCGGCTCAGCCCAACGGGCCCGGCGCCAGCGGCAGGCCATGGCCCAGCAGGCCGCAGAGGCGGCAGCAGCCGGTGCCGGGGAGGACGGGGCAGCCGGAGCCTCTCAGGGGGagctggggcagggggaggggccgCTCGGCCCAGGACAGGCCCAGGACGGTGACGGTTATGGGGGAGCAGGCTCCGGAGCCCTGGGCAACAGGGCCCACCTGCGCTACCCCAAAACTAAGAAG TACCTGGTGACGGAGTGGTTCAATGACAAGATCCCGGAGCGGGTGGAGCCTGAACCGGAGCGCCCCCTGCGCATCACCACGGACCCCACGGTGCTGGCCACCACACTCAACATGCTGCCGGGCCTCAGCCACTCCTCGCTCATCTGCACCGCGCCCAAGCACTACGTGCGCTTCGGCTCGCCCTTCACCCCCGAGAGGCGCCGCCGACCCCTCGCCGTGGATGCCTCCTACGGCTCCTGCAAAAAG AGGTGGATAAAGCAGGCTCTGGACGAGAGCAAGTCCTCCGTGTCCCTGGAGGACGACGACGAAGACGCCGCATGCAGCTCTTCAAACCAAA CGATGAGTGCACCCATCAAGAAGCGAATATCCAAGTACGCGCCAGAGCTGTTGAGCTCGCCCCTCAGCAGTGTGGCCAGCGGTGATCTCCTGCTGCGGCCGCTGTCCCCCATCACCCCGCCGCCCCCCTCTGACCTGGGCCGGTCGCTGCGGCCCCCCCTCAGCACCTCCTGCGCCCTCTACCTGGGGGCCGAGGAAGAGCGCCAGAATGGCGCCGGACTGCCCTGCTCACCCCTCACCTCGCTGCCCACCAGCCGCTGCAACACGCCTCTGCAGTTtgag AACATCTCGTCCCCGGAGGCTTCCCCTGTACACCGGCCAGAATCTCTGTCtccagag CCTTGCCTGCGGCCGGACTTCGACGCCATTCGCAACGCTAACTTTCCGGACCTTTCCATGACGTCCAGCTTGGACAGTCCAATCCCGGGCCCCGAGGACTTCCCTGCAGTCTCCCCCTCGCCCCTCAGCCTCTCCGGCGGAGGGACCCCCCACACCCCTGCGTCTGTTTCCGCCACGGGAGACTCCGCCATGGGCACGACTCGACCTGGCGAGTCACAGACTCGAGAGCAAGCCTTCAGGACAGAGTTCAATCTCATCTACGCATGCTCTCCCCTCAACGCCAACCTAGGGGAGGGCCTTAATGCCCGTGGCCCCCCGACTGACAGGCGGCACTCCCAATCGGAGGGCAGCTTCTCACCTGCAGATTCCTATTTCGGCACCATGAGTGGCCAGGGGCTGCTCTCGGAGCCAGGGCCTGGATCGCTCTCACCCTATCCAGAGCCACATTACGGGGGCGGGTACCCAGACAGTGGCACGCCCCCTCACCCTAGCAACCCTCCCCAAAAGAAGAAG AGGGCGAACGTGACCATCGTTAGTCAGCTGACAGGCAGTCAGCCTGGTTACCAGGCTCTAGCCGTAAGAGGCGAATACAAGCCCATACAGAACATG GTGTCACTGCTGGAGTATCGCAAGCGGAAACAGGGCACCCGGGAACCCGAGTGTGGAGGCTCCATGGGGACCCCCATGCGCCCCGGCTCGCTGTGCCTCAGCTCTGAGTCCCCCGGTGGGCCGCGGACGCTGCTGCAGCCCCCCGCCTCCCCACACAGCTCCTTCTCCTCGCCGGCGCATCAGGCCTTCCCCCAGATAGAGGAAGTCAGCCCCCCGGACCTCAGCTCCAGCTCAGGCTCCCGGACGCAGGAAAGCACCTCCTG GATCGTGCCCACCGCGGTGGAGCGTCAGCGGGAGGGCCAGGGCGTGCTGGAGAGGGTGCTGCGCGGCAACCTCAAATTAGAGCACGCCCTCAAGAGGTCAGAGCACGGAGACAAAGACGCAG acTCTGCTGAGATGGACAGGTATGACCTCCCCACTGTGTCACCCATGAGGAGCCCACACAGTTACAGCCCGTCTGTTTACCAGCACCAG CCTCACCTTTCGGAGCTTCACCCGGCGTCGGACAGCTCTGCGTCTCCGTTTCGCTCCTCGTACAGCCCCTCCCCGTCGTCATACCCGCGCCCTCTCCCCCAGGACCACCACGCCGCCCAGCTGACCCAGagcacccctccctcctcctcatcctccatctcttcaATGGACTCGTCCATGAGCGGGACCTCCAGACCTCCAGGTGGCGCCGTCCACCAGCAGAGCAGCAGTGGTAGTGCAGTCCAGGATCCCTCGCAGCCCTACTCCAGCAGCAGCCACCTGAAGGCCAGCCTGTTAAGCAGCGGCCTGTCATCAGCCTCGCCCAGCCCTCCAGTCTCCAGGAGCCAGTCCTACCCCAAAACggacatcagcagcagcagcagcggtggtggtAGTGGCTTGCTTACTGGGAGCTCAGTCTCCCACGCCTCCAGACTAGCCCAGCAGGGTTCGGGCCGTGGCCTTCAGGCAAGCTCCAGGCTCCTGTCGGCCTCCAGCTCCCAGCACTACCCTCCGCGAGGAGCGCCGCTCAGCCAGTTCCAGCACCCTCCCCTCCAGGGCTCGGGGGTACGGACACAGACAGGGAGCTACTAG
- the setd5 gene encoding histone-lysine N-methyltransferase SETD5 isoform X2, protein MSIAIALGVTTPETSYADMAAGSDPESVEASPAVNEKSYSNHSCGNVQNHGYRGLPYAMQQSSVVCCQDHNYGAPPPPTPPASPLSQTIIPRLELNGVARGRYQSPHAHSRPDQEHSADSETSSEEEEGSVPSAWCRCSLTQDGFLIKCESCRGLERRKALDGQRRKPENVSVGDSSATESGDEEVSPATVSYTATQHTPTSITLTVNRVKRSKAKKRKKSTDKSRTTPKAKKIKAFREGSRKSMRMKNSATETNTLDENTAEGWETRIRQWTDQYEEALANQYSADVQTLLQLAKPSSPAPSPDTINRTELACNNTVLSSQMQLQVGRVTRVQKHRKILRAARDLEPDTLIIEYRGKVMLKQQFEVNGHFFKKPYPFVLFYSKFNEVEMCVDARTFGNDARFIRRSCTPNAEVRHMISEGMIHLCIYATTQITKDSEVSIGFDYEFNSCNYKVDCACQKGNQNCPVQKHNLSPMENLLPPPASGPTAASLPGAETRRRRARRREMEGGGAPTGGSDDSNQQPNGDAQDREHGASDTEDGLLDGVKQEEGEEGELDDNGVLISSRRSREDRAMFETRRRRVGQAQGGADDPKQEPGAPEEGEVTGLSPTGPNPVPGAGQAGGVSTRRTSYATEAPADTDGKPVLAPATPKPPPARSSKPRPKSRISRYRSGSAQRARRQRQAMAQQAAEAAAAGAGEDGAAGASQGELGQGEGPLGPGQAQDGDGYGGAGSGALGNRAHLRYPKTKKYLVTEWFNDKIPERVEPEPERPLRITTDPTVLATTLNMLPGLSHSSLICTAPKHYVRFGSPFTPERRRRPLAVDASYGSCKKRWIKQALDESKSSVSLEDDDEDAACSSSNQTMSAPIKKRISKYAPELLSSPLSSVASGDLLLRPLSPITPPPPSDLGRSLRPPLSTSCALYLGAEEERQNGAGLPCSPLTSLPTSRCNTPLQFENISSPEASPVHRPESLSPEPCLRPDFDAIRNANFPDLSMTSSLDSPIPGPEDFPAVSPSPLSLSGGGTPHTPASVSATGDSAMGTTRPGESQTREQAFRTEFNLIYACSPLNANLGEGLNARGPPTDRRHSQSEGSFSPADSYFGTMSGQGLLSEPGPGSLSPYPEPHYGGGYPDSGTPPHPSNPPQKKKRANVTIVSQLTGSQPGYQALAVRGEYKPIQNMVSLLEYRKRKQGTREPECGGSMGTPMRPGSLCLSSESPGGPRTLLQPPASPHSSFSSPAHQAFPQIEEVSPPDLSSSSGSRTQESTSWIVPTAVERQREGQGVLERVLRGNLKLEHALKRSEHGDKDADSAEMDRYDLPTVSPMRSPHSYSPSVYQHQPHLSELHPASDSSASPFRSSYSPSPSSYPRPLPQDHHAAQLTQSTPPSSSSSISSMDSSMSGTSRPPGGAVHQQSSSGSAVQDPSQPYSSSSHLKASLLSSGLSSASPSPPVSRSQSYPKTDISSSSSGGGSGLLTGSSVSHASRLAQQGSGRGLQASSRLLSASSSQHYPPRGAPLSQFQHPPLQGSGVRTQTGSY, encoded by the exons CCCCGAGTCAGTTGAAGCGAGCCCTGCAGTGAATGAGAAGAGTTACTCCAACCACAGCTGTGGTAACGTACAGAACCATGGCTACCGCGGACTGCCCTACGCT ATGCAACAGTCTTCCGTTGTGTGTTGTCAGGATCACAACTACGgagccccaccccctcccacccctcccgCCTCCCCACTCTCCCAGACCATCATCCCGCGGCTGGAGCTCAACGGCGTGGCTCGCGGCCGCTACCAGTCCCCCCACGCCCACTCCCGACCCGACCAGGAGCACTCGGCTGACAGCGAGACCTCatccgaggaggaggaaggcagcGTGCCCAGTGCCTGGTGCCGCTGCAGCCTGACGCAGGACGGCTTCCTCATCAAGTGCGAGAGCTGCAG GGGTCTTGAGAGGAGGAAAGCGTTGGATGGACAGCGCAGGAAACCCGAGAATGTGTCTG ttgggGATAGTAGTGCCACAGAGAGCGGAGACGAGGAAGTGTCACCCGCCACCGTGTCTTACACGGCAACCCAGCACACCCCCACCAGCATCACACTGACGGTGAACCGCGTCAAGCGGAGCAAGgccaagaagaggaagaaaagcaCTGATAAGAGCCGCACCACGCCCAAGGCCAAGAAGATTAAG GCGTTCAGAGAGGGTTCGAGGAAATCCATGAGGATGAAG AACTCCGCGACGGAGACGAATACGCTGGACGAGAACACGGCGGAGGGCTGGGAGACGCGGATCCGCCAGTGGACGGACCAGTACGAGGAGGCCCTGGCCAATCAGTACAGCGCAGACGTGCAGACGCTGCTGCAGCTGGCCAAGCCCAGCTCCCCCGCCCCCTCGCCAGACACCATCAACCGCACCGAACTGGCCTGCAACAACACCGTGCTCAGCTCCCAGATGCAG TTGCAGGTGGGCCGTGTGACACGTGTGCAGAAGCACCGGAAGATTCTGCGGGCGGCACGGGACCTCGAGCCCGACACGCTCATCATCGAGTACCGGGGCAAGGTCATGCTCAAGCAGCAGTTTGAGGTCAACGGCCACTTCTTCAAAAA GCCCTACCCGTTTGTTCTCTTCTATTCCAAGTTCAACGAGGTGGAGATGTGCGTGGACGCCCGCACCTTTGGGAACGACGCCCGCTTCATCAGGAGGTCGTGCACGCCCAACGCTGAG gtgCGGCACATGATCTCAGAGGGGATGATCCATCTCTGCATCTACGCCACCACCCAGATCACCAAGGACTCCGAGGTCTCCATCGGCTTTGACTATGAGTTCAACAGCTG TAATTACAAGGTGGACTGTGCATGCCAGAAGGGCAACCAGAACTGCCCGGTGCAGAAGCACAACCTGAGCCCCATGGAAAACCTGCTGCCCCCGCCGGCCTCTGGCCCCACCGCGGCCTCCCTCCCCGGGGCCGAGACCCGTCGGAGACGAGCCCGccggagagagatggaggggggaggggcccCTACAGGTGGGTCCGACGACAGCAACCAACAGCCCAATGGAGACGCGCAGGACCGGGAGCATGGAGCGAGCGATACAgag GATGGCCTGCTGGACGGAGTGaagcaggaggaaggagaggagggtgagctGGATGACAACGGAGTCCTGATATCAAGCAGACGG TCCCGGGAGGACCGTGCCATGTTTGAGACCAGGAGGAGGCGTGTGGGCCAGGCTCAGGGGGGCGCAGACGACCCCAAGCAGGAGCCCGGCGctccagaggagggggaggtgacGGGCCTGTCCCCCACGGGCCCGAACCCCGTGCCCGGCGCGGGACAAGCAGGAGGAGTCAGCACACGGCGCACCTCCTATGCAACG GAGGCCCCAGCCGACACAGACGGCAAGCCGGTGCTGGCGCCAGCCACTCCCAAGCCCCCGCCGGCCCGCTCCTCCAAGCCGCGCCCCAAGAGCCGCATATCCCGCTACCGCTCCGGCTCAGCCCAACGGGCCCGGCGCCAGCGGCAGGCCATGGCCCAGCAGGCCGCAGAGGCGGCAGCAGCCGGTGCCGGGGAGGACGGGGCAGCCGGAGCCTCTCAGGGGGagctggggcagggggaggggccgCTCGGCCCAGGACAGGCCCAGGACGGTGACGGTTATGGGGGAGCAGGCTCCGGAGCCCTGGGCAACAGGGCCCACCTGCGCTACCCCAAAACTAAGAAG TACCTGGTGACGGAGTGGTTCAATGACAAGATCCCGGAGCGGGTGGAGCCTGAACCGGAGCGCCCCCTGCGCATCACCACGGACCCCACGGTGCTGGCCACCACACTCAACATGCTGCCGGGCCTCAGCCACTCCTCGCTCATCTGCACCGCGCCCAAGCACTACGTGCGCTTCGGCTCGCCCTTCACCCCCGAGAGGCGCCGCCGACCCCTCGCCGTGGATGCCTCCTACGGCTCCTGCAAAAAG AGGTGGATAAAGCAGGCTCTGGACGAGAGCAAGTCCTCCGTGTCCCTGGAGGACGACGACGAAGACGCCGCATGCAGCTCTTCAAACCAAA CGATGAGTGCACCCATCAAGAAGCGAATATCCAAGTACGCGCCAGAGCTGTTGAGCTCGCCCCTCAGCAGTGTGGCCAGCGGTGATCTCCTGCTGCGGCCGCTGTCCCCCATCACCCCGCCGCCCCCCTCTGACCTGGGCCGGTCGCTGCGGCCCCCCCTCAGCACCTCCTGCGCCCTCTACCTGGGGGCCGAGGAAGAGCGCCAGAATGGCGCCGGACTGCCCTGCTCACCCCTCACCTCGCTGCCCACCAGCCGCTGCAACACGCCTCTGCAGTTtgag AACATCTCGTCCCCGGAGGCTTCCCCTGTACACCGGCCAGAATCTCTGTCtccagag CCTTGCCTGCGGCCGGACTTCGACGCCATTCGCAACGCTAACTTTCCGGACCTTTCCATGACGTCCAGCTTGGACAGTCCAATCCCGGGCCCCGAGGACTTCCCTGCAGTCTCCCCCTCGCCCCTCAGCCTCTCCGGCGGAGGGACCCCCCACACCCCTGCGTCTGTTTCCGCCACGGGAGACTCCGCCATGGGCACGACTCGACCTGGCGAGTCACAGACTCGAGAGCAAGCCTTCAGGACAGAGTTCAATCTCATCTACGCATGCTCTCCCCTCAACGCCAACCTAGGGGAGGGCCTTAATGCCCGTGGCCCCCCGACTGACAGGCGGCACTCCCAATCGGAGGGCAGCTTCTCACCTGCAGATTCCTATTTCGGCACCATGAGTGGCCAGGGGCTGCTCTCGGAGCCAGGGCCTGGATCGCTCTCACCCTATCCAGAGCCACATTACGGGGGCGGGTACCCAGACAGTGGCACGCCCCCTCACCCTAGCAACCCTCCCCAAAAGAAGAAG AGGGCGAACGTGACCATCGTTAGTCAGCTGACAGGCAGTCAGCCTGGTTACCAGGCTCTAGCCGTAAGAGGCGAATACAAGCCCATACAGAACATG GTGTCACTGCTGGAGTATCGCAAGCGGAAACAGGGCACCCGGGAACCCGAGTGTGGAGGCTCCATGGGGACCCCCATGCGCCCCGGCTCGCTGTGCCTCAGCTCTGAGTCCCCCGGTGGGCCGCGGACGCTGCTGCAGCCCCCCGCCTCCCCACACAGCTCCTTCTCCTCGCCGGCGCATCAGGCCTTCCCCCAGATAGAGGAAGTCAGCCCCCCGGACCTCAGCTCCAGCTCAGGCTCCCGGACGCAGGAAAGCACCTCCTG GATCGTGCCCACCGCGGTGGAGCGTCAGCGGGAGGGCCAGGGCGTGCTGGAGAGGGTGCTGCGCGGCAACCTCAAATTAGAGCACGCCCTCAAGAGGTCAGAGCACGGAGACAAAGACGCAG acTCTGCTGAGATGGACAGGTATGACCTCCCCACTGTGTCACCCATGAGGAGCCCACACAGTTACAGCCCGTCTGTTTACCAGCACCAG CCTCACCTTTCGGAGCTTCACCCGGCGTCGGACAGCTCTGCGTCTCCGTTTCGCTCCTCGTACAGCCCCTCCCCGTCGTCATACCCGCGCCCTCTCCCCCAGGACCACCACGCCGCCCAGCTGACCCAGagcacccctccctcctcctcatcctccatctcttcaATGGACTCGTCCATGAGCGGGACCTCCAGACCTCCAGGTGGCGCCGTCCACCAGCAGAGCAGCAGTGGTAGTGCAGTCCAGGATCCCTCGCAGCCCTACTCCAGCAGCAGCCACCTGAAGGCCAGCCTGTTAAGCAGCGGCCTGTCATCAGCCTCGCCCAGCCCTCCAGTCTCCAGGAGCCAGTCCTACCCCAAAACggacatcagcagcagcagcagcggtggtggtAGTGGCTTGCTTACTGGGAGCTCAGTCTCCCACGCCTCCAGACTAGCCCAGCAGGGTTCGGGCCGTGGCCTTCAGGCAAGCTCCAGGCTCCTGTCGGCCTCCAGCTCCCAGCACTACCCTCCGCGAGGAGCGCCGCTCAGCCAGTTCCAGCACCCTCCCCTCCAGGGCTCGGGGGTACGGACACAGACAGGGAGCTACTAG